A genomic window from Chrysoperla carnea chromosome 3, inChrCarn1.1, whole genome shotgun sequence includes:
- the LOC123296097 gene encoding THO complex subunit 6 homolog produces MVIDKDYYNTILCQAFSPCGKFLFAGDIQGNISVFNLDKIIDPPDEQDIQYRKAKWKFDSKTYQVCSLLSTDSFLINGGIGEINGWDWKAVTGESKTPKVAWNIQIPTNRDVLEKTDVNVLKLDPTKNHLYAGCGDNNIYVFSLEDGKLVRTLTGHTDFIHWLHILGNQMVSASEDGNVKLWDLREKNAHSQIVPHKNDKLARPNLGKWIGTVTVNEDWLVCGGGPRLSLWHLRSLDVATIFPLSDNGIHVTNIYEDRIMAGGTAPYFYQFSYSGDVYAEIPSSSSTIYSAIVQETPKVLCTAGSSFKIDICTNFNYRDQILTLY; encoded by the exons atggttatCGATAAAGATTATTATAACACAATATTATGCCAAGCATTTTCACCATgtggtaaatttttgtttgcggGGGATATTCAAGGAAATATATCAGTTTTCAA tttGGATAAAATAATAGATCCGCCAGATGAACAAGATATACAATATCGTAAAGCAAAATGGAAATTCGATAGTAAAACATACCAAGTTTGTAGTTTGTTATCCACCGACtcgtttttaataaatggtggtATTGGTGAAATCAATGGATGGGATTGGAAAGCTGTTACCGGTGAATCGAAAACACCGAAAGTAGCGTGGAATATTCAAATACCAACGAATCGTGATGTTCTTGAAAAAACTGATGTGAATGTCTTAAAACTTGATCCAACCAAGAATCATTTATACGCTGGATGtggagataataatatttacgttTTCAGTTTGGAGGATGGTAAACTTGTGCGAACTTTAACTGGGCATACAGACTTTATTCATTGGCTACATATATT ggGTAATCAAATGGTCTCGGCAAGTGAAGATGGTAATgtgaaactttgggatttaaGAGAGAAAAACGCTCACAGTCAAATTGTACCTCATAAAAATGATAAGTTAGCTCGTCCAAATCTTGGTAAATGGATTGGAACTGTTACAGTTAACGAAGATTGGTTg GTTTGTGGTGGTGGACCACGACTTTCCTTATGGCATTTAAGATCATTGGATGTGGCAACGATTTTCCCATTATCTGATAATGGTATTCATGTCACAAATATCTATGAAGATCGTATTATGGCTGGAGGTACTGCACcgtatttttatcaatttagtTATAGTGGTGATGTGTACGCTGAAATACCATCTTCATCGAGTACAATTTATTCAGCAATTGTTCAAGAAACACCAAAAGTATTATGTACGGCAGgttctagttttaaaattgatatttgtacaaattttaattatcgtgACCAAATtctaactttatattaa